A single genomic interval of Lewinellaceae bacterium harbors:
- a CDS encoding SNF2 helicase associated domain-containing protein yields the protein MGHVIVFNLYLLFEEIWVPEAWLAELDHEGQPKDLLRRITKAQLTEWEIQADEYVIRLLEWSEKLQYEALDENFSRTVKRKKLSLAEQWAEKEVRQGIEKYITRHLDQFYQLAQKHDVWLSRDAASKPVLAHHLLSFAPAPAQGTLHLSRHTFGLSYQLLLRDDQNQLLEHTAIIPLAYSTPAWFAHQRIIYRLPGINGKMLLPFRQKDILEVQKQHERTWYHQFLKKNIDRDAQVTTEGFRWEEQTQLNSSQLSFFRHLFDGRILMRLQFDYPDAHFLMGDKQQIRSKIIIPESMDEEVRIVKIIRNTGQEQATIDFLQSLGLVMEQPHFYWPESAAFVDLVNFLRENTTSLKEHGIFCEWTHPESNTPIVPHPPSIATTSKQSGDWFDVTINIQVGLHQIPFRAFAEAIRRRLEYYQLPDGPAFLIPPAWLTRYRELAEFLLHQEENSEASSGDSLRIHAVQIHLLESLDIIRDSVKTPIQHFNTYPAWQGAEWIKADLRSYQMKGVRWILHLWEQKRGACLADDMGLGKTLQAIAALGHYKQLKKAMIPVADETLSSPACQLSLFDTSYTQTILPLQALLVVPASLVHNWRKEIAKFAPGLFVYIHTGPKRSKDCRAILAHDIVLTTYHTLREDADWMAPLKWEFVILDESQHIKNRSSDISRTVRKLQTGRKLALSGTPVENNLSELWSLFNFANAPLLGSYQGFQKQYQNPIEKEGNAEVKTRLRELIAPYFLRRRKKEVAPELPPLTRQVLWVEMDDPQAELYEKTKSAARNELLAIEPTHEYTFQALRVLMKLRQTACHPSLVGADNIPSAKMQAVLEEFRQIHDQGSKVLVFSSFEKHLMLYREWLETQDFEYAWLSGSSSIGDRQAAVERFQQDPKVTIFLITLKAGGTGLNLTAADYVFLLDPWWNPHAEEQAIARAHRIGQEKPVHVIRFITSETIEEKILHLQADKWQLNSGLIDDELPPLTREEIRSLL from the coding sequence ATGGGACATGTGATCGTATTTAATTTGTATCTGCTTTTCGAAGAAATCTGGGTACCGGAAGCCTGGCTGGCAGAATTGGATCACGAAGGCCAACCAAAGGATCTACTGCGTCGTATCACCAAAGCACAATTGACCGAATGGGAGATCCAGGCCGACGAATACGTGATCCGGCTTCTGGAATGGAGTGAAAAGCTGCAGTACGAGGCGCTGGATGAAAATTTCAGTCGCACCGTAAAACGGAAAAAATTATCGCTTGCAGAGCAATGGGCTGAAAAGGAAGTTCGGCAGGGTATTGAAAAATACATCACCCGGCACCTGGATCAGTTTTATCAACTAGCCCAGAAACATGACGTATGGTTAAGCCGGGATGCTGCTTCTAAACCGGTGCTGGCACATCACCTGCTCTCCTTCGCACCTGCCCCTGCCCAGGGTACCCTGCACCTTTCAAGGCACACTTTCGGATTATCTTATCAGCTTCTGCTGCGCGACGATCAGAACCAATTGCTGGAACACACTGCGATTATCCCTTTGGCTTACTCCACCCCGGCATGGTTCGCACACCAGCGTATCATCTACCGGCTACCAGGCATTAATGGCAAAATGCTACTGCCCTTCCGTCAAAAAGACATTCTTGAGGTCCAGAAACAACATGAACGAACCTGGTACCATCAATTCTTAAAGAAGAATATTGACCGCGATGCCCAGGTTACCACTGAAGGTTTTCGCTGGGAAGAACAGACCCAGTTGAACAGCAGCCAGCTCTCATTCTTCCGGCATTTATTTGATGGACGAATCCTGATGCGTCTGCAATTTGATTACCCGGACGCTCACTTTTTAATGGGAGACAAGCAACAGATCCGGAGTAAGATCATCATTCCGGAATCCATGGATGAGGAAGTCCGCATCGTTAAGATCATCCGGAATACCGGGCAGGAACAAGCCACCATTGATTTTTTACAGTCTTTGGGGCTGGTGATGGAACAACCCCATTTCTATTGGCCTGAATCTGCAGCATTTGTTGATTTGGTGAACTTCCTCCGGGAAAACACCACATCACTGAAAGAACATGGCATCTTTTGTGAATGGACCCATCCTGAAAGCAATACTCCAATAGTCCCTCACCCACCTTCAATTGCCACAACTTCAAAACAGTCCGGTGATTGGTTTGACGTGACCATTAATATCCAGGTAGGGCTCCATCAAATTCCTTTCAGAGCATTTGCAGAGGCTATCCGCCGGCGATTAGAATACTATCAGTTACCTGATGGACCGGCATTTCTGATTCCACCGGCATGGCTGACCCGGTACCGGGAGCTGGCCGAATTTTTATTACACCAGGAAGAAAATTCAGAAGCTTCATCAGGAGACTCGTTACGTATTCATGCCGTGCAAATCCATTTACTGGAATCACTCGATATCATACGTGATTCCGTTAAAACTCCAATTCAGCACTTCAACACTTACCCTGCGTGGCAAGGTGCCGAATGGATAAAAGCAGATCTCCGTTCTTACCAGATGAAAGGTGTACGCTGGATCCTGCATCTGTGGGAACAAAAGCGCGGGGCCTGCCTGGCAGACGATATGGGGTTGGGTAAAACGTTGCAGGCAATTGCAGCACTGGGTCACTACAAACAATTGAAGAAGGCCATGATCCCGGTAGCCGATGAAACACTGAGTTCACCGGCTTGTCAGTTAAGTCTTTTTGATACCAGTTATACCCAAACCATTCTGCCGCTCCAGGCGCTGCTCGTGGTACCCGCTTCACTGGTGCACAACTGGAGAAAAGAGATTGCGAAATTTGCTCCGGGCCTTTTCGTCTATATCCATACCGGACCGAAACGATCCAAAGACTGCCGGGCAATCCTGGCACATGATATTGTACTGACAACCTACCACACCTTACGGGAAGATGCAGACTGGATGGCTCCCCTGAAGTGGGAGTTTGTCATCCTCGATGAAAGCCAGCACATTAAAAATCGCAGTTCTGATATTTCCCGCACAGTACGGAAATTACAAACCGGCCGGAAGCTGGCTTTGAGTGGCACACCCGTTGAGAACAACCTGTCCGAGTTGTGGAGTCTTTTCAATTTTGCCAATGCTCCCTTATTGGGTTCCTATCAGGGGTTCCAGAAACAATATCAAAACCCGATCGAAAAGGAGGGGAATGCCGAGGTCAAAACGCGACTACGTGAACTGATTGCTCCTTATTTTCTCCGGCGCCGGAAAAAAGAAGTAGCCCCGGAACTGCCACCGTTAACGCGTCAGGTGCTCTGGGTTGAAATGGATGACCCTCAAGCGGAGCTCTATGAGAAGACCAAATCGGCGGCACGCAATGAATTACTCGCTATAGAGCCCACCCATGAATACACCTTTCAGGCATTGAGGGTATTGATGAAACTCAGACAAACCGCCTGCCACCCGTCTTTGGTCGGTGCCGATAACATTCCCAGTGCGAAAATGCAGGCTGTCCTGGAAGAATTCCGACAAATCCACGACCAGGGAAGCAAAGTGCTGGTCTTCAGCAGCTTCGAAAAACACCTGATGTTGTACCGCGAATGGCTGGAAACCCAAGATTTTGAGTATGCATGGTTGAGCGGAAGCTCATCGATCGGGGACCGGCAGGCCGCAGTCGAAAGGTTCCAGCAAGATCCGAAAGTAACCATCTTTCTGATTACTCTGAAGGCTGGTGGAACGGGACTGAATCTGACCGCCGCGGATTACGTCTTTTTACTGGATCCCTGGTGGAATCCACATGCTGAAGAGCAGGCCATTGCCCGGGCTCATCGCATTGGCCAGGAAAAGCCGGTACATGTCATCCGGTTCATCACTTCGGAAACCATTGAAGAGAAGATCCTGCATTTGCAGGCAGATAAATGGCAACTAAACAGTGGGCTGATTGACGACGAACTGCCTCCACTTACCCGGGAGGAGATCCGGAGCCTGTTGTGA
- a CDS encoding aminotransferase class V-fold PLP-dependent enzyme, producing MSESFFKPYREHTIGYHHLFETPYGSKPIVYADWTASGRLFGPIEDRLAEMYPYVGNTHTETTVTGSLMTQAYKASKKIIKKHVGANEEDVLVYFGSGMTGAINKFQRILGFKVPERSLEYLKLNENGSLYRSLKPANDRPIVFITHMEHHSNHTSWLETVCDVEIIQATPDGLVDLNHFAQLIENYQDRPMKIAAVTACSNVTGIMTPYHEMAKMIHQAGGYCFVDFACSGPYVQMNMHPKEQGAHLDAIYFSPHKFLGGPGTPGVLVFNQKLYTNRIPDQPGGGTVLYTNPWKFHEYLEDIEEREDGGTPPFLQGIKAAMAIQLKEEMGVERMLQREEELLKIVFDRLARQPKIHVLAGEHQHRLGVIAFYIDGVHYNLAARILNDRFGIQVRSGCACAGTYGHYLLHINQDVSMAIFREIARGNLTHKPGWVRMSIHPTMSDEEANYIMDAIDELMEHAAEWEKDYDYDAQSNEYIHKTFEDPCPQMIQEWMYSSFEEMVKAE from the coding sequence ATGTCCGAATCCTTTTTCAAGCCTTATCGTGAACACACCATTGGCTACCATCATCTATTCGAGACCCCTTATGGCTCTAAACCCATCGTCTATGCAGACTGGACGGCTTCCGGGCGCCTGTTTGGACCGATCGAAGACCGGTTGGCGGAGATGTATCCCTATGTGGGAAACACGCATACGGAAACTACCGTTACCGGATCGCTGATGACGCAGGCTTACAAAGCATCCAAGAAAATCATTAAAAAGCATGTTGGTGCCAATGAAGAAGATGTACTCGTTTACTTCGGATCCGGAATGACCGGCGCCATCAATAAATTTCAACGCATCCTGGGCTTCAAAGTCCCTGAGCGCTCACTGGAATACCTTAAACTCAATGAAAATGGCTCCCTGTACCGGAGTCTGAAACCGGCCAACGACCGGCCCATCGTGTTCATTACCCATATGGAACACCATTCGAATCATACTTCGTGGCTGGAGACGGTCTGTGATGTTGAGATCATCCAGGCTACACCGGATGGACTGGTTGACCTGAATCACTTTGCCCAACTGATTGAGAATTACCAGGACCGGCCCATGAAAATTGCTGCCGTGACGGCTTGTTCCAATGTAACCGGCATCATGACACCCTACCATGAGATGGCAAAAATGATCCATCAAGCGGGTGGTTATTGCTTTGTAGATTTTGCCTGTTCCGGACCGTATGTACAGATGAACATGCATCCAAAGGAGCAGGGTGCTCACCTCGATGCGATTTATTTTTCGCCGCATAAATTCCTGGGCGGACCAGGCACCCCAGGTGTTCTGGTATTCAACCAGAAATTATATACCAACCGGATCCCCGATCAGCCTGGCGGGGGAACCGTCCTGTATACGAATCCCTGGAAGTTCCACGAATACCTTGAAGACATTGAAGAAAGGGAAGATGGTGGCACCCCACCCTTCCTGCAGGGCATCAAAGCAGCTATGGCCATTCAGTTAAAAGAAGAAATGGGTGTGGAACGCATGTTGCAACGAGAAGAGGAGTTGTTAAAAATCGTCTTTGACCGGTTAGCCCGCCAACCCAAAATTCATGTCCTGGCTGGAGAACATCAGCATAGGCTCGGTGTCATTGCTTTTTATATTGATGGGGTGCACTACAACCTGGCAGCGCGGATTCTGAATGATCGTTTTGGAATTCAGGTGCGCAGTGGTTGTGCCTGTGCCGGTACCTATGGGCATTACCTGTTGCACATCAATCAGGATGTATCAATGGCCATTTTCCGGGAGATCGCCCGTGGTAATCTGACGCATAAACCAGGCTGGGTGCGCATGTCGATCCATCCTACCATGTCGGACGAAGAAGCAAACTACATCATGGATGCCATTGACGAACTGATGGAACATGCAGCGGAATGGGAAAAAGATTACGATTACGACGCCCAGTCGAACGAGTATATACACAAAACCTTTGAGGATCCTTGCCCTCAGATGATCCAGGAGTGGATGTACTCATCCTTCGAAGAGATGGTTAAAGCTGAATAA
- a CDS encoding class I SAM-dependent methyltransferase, with protein sequence MLFKRIKSNKDISDNEFDKVYPKSIRKLSDLHFTSVKVAKLASDFLCEKSNPILDIGAGVGKFCMIGSSWTKGEYIGVEQRANLCEIANQVIERYELDRVSMVNANILDIPFSEFKSFYFFNAFHENICKDDPIDQSTDLGRHLYDDYVKYMREELDSMPQGTRLVTYYGFLKEVPKSYKLVHEAEGGPLKFWERS encoded by the coding sequence ATGTTATTTAAACGCATTAAATCGAATAAAGATATATCAGACAATGAATTTGATAAAGTTTATCCGAAAAGTATCCGGAAATTATCCGACCTGCACTTTACATCCGTAAAAGTGGCAAAATTAGCTTCTGATTTCCTCTGTGAGAAAAGTAATCCTATCCTCGATATCGGTGCCGGAGTTGGAAAATTTTGCATGATCGGCTCCTCATGGACAAAAGGAGAATATATAGGCGTGGAACAGAGGGCCAATCTGTGCGAAATAGCCAATCAGGTGATTGAAAGATATGAACTTGATCGCGTAAGCATGGTAAATGCCAATATTTTAGACATACCTTTTTCAGAATTTAAATCATTTTACTTTTTTAATGCTTTCCACGAAAATATTTGCAAGGATGATCCGATTGATCAATCCACCGACCTTGGCCGCCATTTGTACGACGACTATGTGAAATACATGCGGGAAGAATTGGATTCAATGCCTCAAGGGACAAGATTGGTTACCTATTATGGTTTTTTAAAAGAAGTACCAAAATCCTATAAATTAGTCCACGAAGCAGAAGGTGGACCACTGAAATTTTGGGAGAGATCGTAA
- a CDS encoding peptidase M14 encodes MKKLLAVGLFTALIINCLTAQVDLNPKRFAFDPQLTYDAAIKSPAQFLGYEPGTRFTVYDQVVDYCATLGDASPKVIYHEYGETYEHRPLVNLIITSEANMARLEEIRQLHIKAAEGTLTATEKEAWLQLPVIVTMSFNIHGNEASSTEAAMQIAYRLAAAQDGDTKDLLDHGIYNLFVCINPDGRDRYVYWYNSMRRNITGVEPADMEHYEPWPGGRTNHYWFDVNRDWVWGVHPEARGLTEEYQRWMGQVHVDYHEQGYNSNYFTVPGTTPRNKFLPDRYEAWADTFGRANVKAFDAHKINYFTRDAFDFFYPGYGSSYPSVMGSIGMLCEQGGIGAGIAITTDDDYVLIFKQRVWDHYTTALATMGRSVANRVALRQYSLNAWDPANNKSPEKYYFLRDDQGKGYLHDVLAILMRQNIRVDRLTQPVTVPAAISYRDGKASKAVFDAGTYVVRADQPRYLMIATILDRQMEIEDSVMYDMATWSMPLAYNLDAYNCRQMLSLKSEPVTTLPALPSGMTGAANAYAYLIDWDQRYAPTALALLWEKGYQVRSSQEPFSDGTTTYPQGTLVILAGRNLGKEDVIAADMKSVAMEAQVEIKAIGSGRMVEGMDLASRYSHPIEQPKVAMLVDDPFSSQTVGQISWLFDQETKLPVQRVRGSVLMQSSLPKFGQRYGYVDLNDYNVLILAGGGNGLNEVFAKEDAGQLKAWIQAGGTVIATESAVNYFTNNDEKSIWPKVTMTKSPKDTTKTLMYLPYSERQDYFGKKRIPGSALNGLVDNTNPLAFGVKKEVYSLNFGPEAIKPAPELQTVGYYVQDSSQVLASGYADTANLKVLAGNAFAAVVPLGRGKIVLLPDNTQFRMFWRGTSRMMQNAVMVVPGY; translated from the coding sequence ATGAAAAAGCTATTAGCCGTTGGCCTGTTTACGGCCTTGATAATCAATTGCCTGACAGCACAAGTGGATCTTAATCCCAAGCGATTTGCATTTGATCCGCAACTGACTTATGATGCTGCAATCAAATCACCTGCACAATTTTTGGGTTATGAACCGGGAACCCGGTTTACGGTGTACGATCAGGTAGTCGATTATTGTGCTACCCTGGGAGATGCTTCTCCCAAAGTCATCTATCATGAATACGGCGAAACCTACGAGCACCGTCCTCTGGTTAACCTGATCATCACCTCGGAAGCCAATATGGCTCGTCTGGAGGAGATCCGGCAGTTGCACATCAAGGCGGCTGAAGGGACGCTTACTGCGACAGAGAAAGAAGCATGGCTCCAGCTGCCCGTTATCGTCACCATGTCGTTTAACATTCACGGGAATGAAGCTTCTTCAACCGAGGCGGCGATGCAGATCGCTTACCGGCTGGCTGCCGCCCAGGATGGGGATACGAAGGATTTGCTGGATCATGGCATCTACAACCTGTTTGTTTGCATCAACCCGGATGGCCGGGACCGTTATGTGTACTGGTACAATTCCATGCGCCGTAACATCACCGGGGTCGAACCAGCGGATATGGAACATTACGAACCGTGGCCCGGAGGACGGACCAATCATTACTGGTTTGATGTAAACCGGGACTGGGTGTGGGGTGTCCATCCGGAAGCCCGCGGACTGACAGAGGAATACCAGCGCTGGATGGGCCAGGTCCACGTCGATTACCACGAGCAAGGCTATAATTCCAATTACTTTACGGTGCCGGGCACTACGCCACGGAATAAGTTTTTACCCGATCGCTACGAAGCCTGGGCCGATACCTTCGGCAGGGCTAATGTGAAGGCGTTTGATGCGCATAAAATCAACTACTTCACACGCGATGCCTTTGACTTTTTCTACCCGGGCTACGGCTCCAGCTATCCAAGTGTAATGGGATCCATTGGCATGCTTTGCGAGCAGGGAGGCATCGGCGCCGGCATAGCCATCACCACGGATGATGATTATGTCCTGATCTTCAAACAGCGGGTCTGGGATCATTATACGACTGCTCTGGCCACCATGGGACGTTCGGTAGCTAATCGCGTCGCCCTGCGTCAGTATAGCCTGAATGCCTGGGACCCGGCGAATAACAAATCCCCGGAGAAATATTATTTCCTGCGCGACGACCAGGGCAAGGGATATCTGCACGATGTACTGGCTATCCTGATGCGTCAAAATATACGCGTAGATCGTTTGACTCAACCGGTCACCGTTCCTGCGGCGATCAGTTACCGCGACGGAAAAGCCAGCAAAGCTGTCTTTGATGCCGGTACCTATGTTGTTCGTGCTGACCAGCCTCGTTATCTGATGATCGCCACCATCCTGGACCGCCAGATGGAGATCGAAGACTCGGTGATGTACGATATGGCCACCTGGTCGATGCCGCTGGCTTACAATCTGGATGCTTATAACTGCCGTCAGATGTTATCGTTGAAATCCGAACCGGTGACTACTTTGCCGGCCCTGCCCAGTGGCATGACGGGCGCTGCCAATGCCTATGCTTATCTGATTGACTGGGATCAGCGCTATGCACCTACGGCCCTGGCCTTGCTGTGGGAGAAAGGTTATCAGGTCCGTAGTTCCCAGGAGCCCTTTTCCGATGGAACGACCACTTATCCGCAGGGAACGCTGGTTATACTAGCCGGCCGTAATCTGGGAAAAGAGGATGTCATTGCAGCTGACATGAAATCTGTTGCCATGGAAGCGCAGGTGGAAATTAAGGCCATCGGATCCGGTAGGATGGTCGAAGGAATGGACCTCGCTTCCCGGTACAGTCATCCCATCGAACAGCCCAAAGTGGCTATGCTGGTTGATGATCCTTTCTCTTCCCAGACGGTAGGCCAGATATCTTGGTTATTTGACCAGGAGACCAAACTGCCGGTTCAGCGGGTGCGGGGAAGTGTGCTGATGCAGTCCTCGTTGCCCAAATTCGGTCAGCGTTATGGCTATGTGGATCTGAATGATTACAATGTGCTGATCCTCGCAGGAGGTGGAAACGGCTTGAATGAAGTGTTTGCCAAGGAAGATGCAGGCCAGTTAAAAGCATGGATCCAGGCCGGAGGAACCGTGATTGCAACCGAGAGTGCGGTTAACTATTTTACCAACAACGACGAAAAATCTATTTGGCCCAAAGTAACCATGACCAAGTCCCCAAAGGATACGACCAAAACACTGATGTATTTGCCTTACTCTGAGCGGCAGGATTATTTCGGTAAGAAACGCATCCCGGGTTCTGCCCTGAACGGCCTGGTCGATAACACCAATCCGTTGGCTTTCGGGGTTAAAAAGGAAGTTTATTCGTTGAATTTTGGACCGGAAGCCATCAAACCGGCGCCTGAGTTGCAGACTGTGGGCTACTATGTGCAGGATTCGAGTCAGGTCCTCGCCAGCGGGTATGCGGACACGGCAAACCTTAAGGTTTTGGCAGGGAATGCATTTGCAGCGGTAGTGCCTCTGGGACGCGGTAAGATCGTCTTGTTGCCCGATAATACCCAGTTTCGAATGTTCTGGCGGGGTACCAGCCGCATGATGCAAAATGCGGTGATGGTGGTGCCTGGGTATTAA
- a CDS encoding PIG-L family deacetylase — protein sequence MERRTFLQSGIALPFFPLPYQQRTFAEAEDLVIEKSQPGKPHAGKVLAAIQPHSDDIPIFAAGTVAKLIAEGYTGYLIQMTNDDHAGAGATVGEVILNNEKDTQGVAKALGLQKVYNLYYRNHRLDNVSPVEIRSRLIFLIRMLKIDTIVCYDPSGHYEENPDHYVTAKAWEAARWMSGGRLDYPEHFDAGLQPHSVQEMYYFARGPQLVNRIVDISDHIDTKVAANLANTSQGPAGHNGSRLRQRLASEGKQLDLLGSSDDEADRNYIKHYVLDRDSKRSRGIPSDRELGDKFGLGWAEAFYYRGPAENKVDEYIK from the coding sequence ATGGAACGTCGCACCTTCCTGCAGAGCGGGATCGCCCTGCCCTTCTTCCCTCTGCCTTACCAGCAACGAACCTTTGCCGAAGCAGAAGACCTGGTGATTGAGAAATCACAGCCCGGCAAACCGCATGCAGGGAAAGTATTGGCTGCCATCCAACCCCATTCTGACGACATTCCCATTTTCGCCGCTGGCACGGTAGCTAAACTCATTGCGGAAGGATATACCGGCTACCTGATCCAGATGACCAATGACGACCATGCCGGTGCAGGTGCCACGGTCGGCGAGGTGATCTTGAACAATGAGAAGGATACGCAGGGGGTAGCCAAAGCTCTGGGGCTCCAGAAAGTCTACAATTTATACTACCGCAACCATCGCCTGGACAATGTCAGCCCGGTCGAGATCCGCTCCCGGCTGATCTTCCTGATCCGGATGCTCAAGATCGACACCATCGTATGTTATGATCCTTCCGGGCACTATGAAGAGAATCCCGATCATTATGTCACCGCCAAAGCCTGGGAAGCAGCTCGATGGATGTCCGGAGGGAGACTGGATTATCCGGAGCATTTTGATGCCGGGTTACAACCGCATTCGGTTCAGGAAATGTACTATTTCGCACGAGGTCCGCAACTGGTCAACCGCATCGTGGACATCAGCGATCACATCGACACAAAAGTCGCAGCAAACCTGGCCAATACTTCACAGGGGCCAGCCGGCCATAACGGTTCCCGACTGCGTCAGCGTCTGGCATCCGAAGGCAAACAACTGGACCTTCTCGGCAGCTCAGACGACGAAGCAGACCGCAATTACATCAAACACTATGTCCTGGATCGCGACTCAAAGCGGTCACGCGGCATCCCTTCCGACCGTGAGCTGGGTGATAAATTCGGTCTAGGTTGGGCCGAAGCTTTTTATTACCGGGGACCCGCTGAAAATAAGGTTGACGAGTACATTAAGTAG
- a CDS encoding ABC transporter ATP-binding protein, which translates to MAFENHDTQLENIIELRNIKQSYDGGRSYIIKDLNLIIEDKPDQGQFVVILGMSGSGKSTILRYIAGLQKPTEGEVLIKGKPVDQSSRVSMVFQQYSSLPWMTVLDNVGLALRYQGVDKVERDKRAMELIEMVGLKGHEWKYAQYPTLSGGQLQRVAIARSLLANPDILLMDEPFGALDIRTRLQMQDLLLEIWNKFHPTIVFVTHDIREAVYLGDDIYIMKAQPSRFVEHIHVDLPLQRGIDIKRSQRYTDLVFEVEDKMMQVAGMH; encoded by the coding sequence ATGGCATTCGAGAATCACGATACGCAATTAGAGAATATCATTGAACTACGCAACATCAAGCAGAGTTACGATGGTGGCCGGTCTTATATTATTAAGGACCTGAATCTGATCATTGAGGACAAGCCGGACCAGGGACAATTTGTCGTTATCCTGGGCATGTCGGGCAGTGGAAAATCAACCATCCTGAGATACATCGCCGGTCTGCAAAAGCCGACGGAAGGGGAGGTCTTGATCAAAGGCAAACCGGTGGATCAGTCCAGCCGTGTGAGCATGGTTTTCCAGCAATATTCCTCGTTGCCATGGATGACCGTACTCGATAATGTCGGACTGGCGTTGCGCTATCAGGGGGTTGATAAGGTGGAACGCGATAAAAGGGCCATGGAATTGATCGAAATGGTTGGCCTAAAGGGGCACGAGTGGAAATACGCTCAATACCCTACCTTGTCGGGTGGTCAATTACAACGGGTAGCCATCGCGCGCAGCCTGCTGGCCAATCCGGATATCCTCTTGATGGATGAGCCCTTTGGCGCTCTGGATATCCGCACTCGTTTGCAAATGCAGGATCTGCTTCTGGAGATATGGAACAAATTCCATCCTACCATCGTATTCGTGACCCATGACATCCGTGAGGCAGTTTACCTGGGAGATGACATCTACATCATGAAAGCGCAGCCCTCCCGTTTTGTCGAGCACATCCATGTCGATCTGCCATTACAGAGGGGCATCGATATCAAACGGTCACAGCGGTACACCGACCTGGTGTTTGAAGTGGAAGACAAGATGATGCAGGTGGCGGGAATGCATTAA
- a CDS encoding ABC transporter permease subunit, which yields MNLFKLGDDLSPTTKIILVISGIGLILLLWIFLTYGETPIMSSGILPPPWRVFTAFGDMYRDNELIRNTCLSLGMNLSGYLEAILLSIPLGFLIGLWPVARSMFQRPVDALRYVPLTAVIGLFIGLFGIGIPMKVHFLAFGILIYLLPVVVQRLDEVDDVYLKTVYTLGANAWQTIRTVYFPAVISRLSDDIRVLTAISWTYIIFAEMMGSEGGIGAMIWRVGQRQGRFDKIWALLVLIMIIGIVQDKLFTIADRHLFPHKYQQAESEAKGQMKEESLWSVIWSYLRKSLFWTLIGAYLLLFINEFTGIISGIRIFHYLFDRTAIAVHLIMWVIIVVKGLEFYREWAAERRKSNVQASQTT from the coding sequence TTGAACCTTTTTAAACTGGGCGATGATTTGTCGCCCACGACTAAAATCATTCTGGTCATCTCGGGCATTGGTCTGATCTTGTTGCTTTGGATCTTTTTGACCTATGGTGAGACTCCGATCATGAGTTCGGGGATTTTACCGCCACCCTGGAGGGTGTTCACCGCATTTGGAGACATGTACCGGGATAATGAACTCATCCGGAATACGTGTCTCTCTCTTGGGATGAACCTCTCCGGTTACCTGGAAGCAATATTGTTATCCATACCTCTTGGGTTTCTCATCGGACTCTGGCCGGTAGCCCGGAGTATGTTCCAGCGCCCGGTGGATGCACTCCGGTATGTTCCACTGACCGCCGTGATCGGTTTATTCATCGGCTTGTTCGGTATCGGAATCCCGATGAAGGTTCATTTTTTGGCATTTGGTATTTTGATCTATTTGCTACCGGTAGTCGTCCAGCGTTTGGATGAGGTGGATGATGTCTATCTGAAGACCGTTTACACCCTGGGGGCCAATGCCTGGCAGACCATCCGCACCGTTTATTTTCCGGCGGTCATTTCCAGACTTTCAGATGATATCCGGGTCCTGACGGCCATCTCCTGGACGTACATCATTTTCGCCGAAATGATGGGTAGTGAAGGTGGTATTGGTGCTATGATCTGGAGGGTCGGGCAGCGCCAGGGTCGCTTCGACAAGATCTGGGCGCTTCTGGTCCTGATCATGATCATTGGTATCGTCCAGGACAAACTATTTACCATTGCGGACCGTCACCTCTTCCCGCACAAGTACCAGCAGGCGGAGAGTGAGGCGAAAGGTCAGATGAAGGAGGAGTCGCTATGGTCCGTGATCTGGTCCTACTTGCGGAAGTCCCTGTTCTGGACATTGATTGGCGCCTATCTCTTGCTATTCATTAATGAATTCACCGGAATTATTTCCGGCATACGCATCTTCCACTACCTTTTTGACCGCACAGCCATCGCCGTACACCTCATTATGTGGGTGATCATTGTGGTGAAAGGTCTGGAGTTCTACCGGGAATGGGCCGCCGAGCGGAGAAAATCAAACGTGCAAGCTTCTCAAACCACTTGA